The Glaciimonas sp. CA11.2 genome includes a window with the following:
- the istA gene encoding IS21 family transposase, which yields MPVQRITMRKIKDVLRLKLDAKLSHQQIAAALGISKGVVTKYVGLAAVAGLDWSAVQDVDDTELAHRLLVTPERTRDHVQPDYARLHHELRRKGMTLMLLWEEYRADYAQHQTYAYSQFCVNYRQFAKQLKRSMRQIHRAGEKLFIDYAGPTIGLTDGSRAHIFVAALGASSYTYACATPRETMADWLTSTARALRFFGGVPQLIVPDNPKAMIADANRYEPRSNDTVRDFARHYGTSILPARPRHPQDKAKAESAVQIVERWIMARLRHQQFSSVHEVDVAIAPLLSVLNDKPFQKLPGSRASAFAQLDVPALRPLPLQCYEMAHFKTVRVHNDYHVEIGRHHYSVPQALVGQVLEARMTATTVEILHRGQRVASHPRNSGEGGFTTDTLHMPVAHRAQLEWTPQRLIHWGQTIGTATAEAVTRLMAENRHPEHGYRACLGLLSLAKRYGKPRLEAGCMLALQLGACQYRHVRDILKNNRDRTPCAPVGDWVSPDHAHVRGPDYYQ from the coding sequence GTGCCCGTACAAAGGATCACTATGCGTAAGATAAAAGACGTATTACGTTTAAAACTGGATGCCAAACTATCGCACCAGCAGATTGCCGCAGCACTGGGGATTTCAAAAGGAGTCGTCACCAAGTATGTCGGCCTGGCCGCCGTTGCCGGTTTGGACTGGTCGGCGGTGCAAGATGTAGACGACACCGAGTTGGCGCACCGGCTTTTGGTCACGCCAGAACGGACCCGAGACCATGTCCAGCCAGATTACGCCAGGCTGCATCACGAACTGCGGCGCAAGGGGATGACGCTGATGTTGCTATGGGAAGAGTATCGTGCCGATTATGCCCAGCACCAGACCTATGCCTACTCACAGTTCTGCGTGAATTACCGGCAGTTTGCCAAACAGCTCAAACGCTCTATGCGCCAGATTCACCGGGCTGGCGAGAAACTGTTCATTGATTATGCTGGTCCGACTATCGGTCTCACTGATGGTAGCCGTGCCCACATCTTCGTCGCTGCTCTGGGCGCATCGAGCTACACCTATGCCTGTGCTACGCCGCGTGAGACGATGGCCGACTGGCTCACTTCGACAGCGCGTGCGCTGCGCTTCTTCGGCGGGGTACCGCAGTTGATTGTTCCCGATAATCCGAAGGCTATGATCGCCGACGCCAATCGCTACGAACCACGCAGTAACGACACCGTACGCGATTTTGCGCGCCACTACGGCACCTCCATCTTGCCAGCCCGTCCGCGTCATCCTCAGGATAAAGCGAAGGCCGAATCAGCAGTGCAGATCGTCGAGCGCTGGATCATGGCGCGTCTGCGACATCAGCAATTTAGCAGCGTCCACGAGGTCGATGTCGCCATCGCACCGCTGCTGAGCGTACTTAACGATAAGCCGTTTCAGAAGCTACCCGGTAGTCGCGCCAGTGCGTTTGCCCAACTCGATGTCCCGGCGCTACGGCCTTTGCCATTGCAATGTTATGAGATGGCGCATTTCAAGACTGTCAGGGTGCATAACGATTACCACGTTGAGATCGGCCGCCATCACTACAGTGTGCCGCAAGCCCTGGTCGGTCAGGTGCTGGAAGCCCGGATGACAGCGACGACAGTGGAAATCCTGCATCGCGGTCAACGTGTCGCCAGTCATCCGCGCAACAGTGGCGAAGGCGGGTTCACCACCGACACCCTGCATATGCCGGTGGCGCATCGTGCGCAATTGGAATGGACGCCACAGCGACTGATTCACTGGGGACAGACCATCGGTACGGCGACAGCGGAGGCGGTGACGCGTCTGATGGCCGAGAACAGACATCCCGAGCACGGCTACCGTGCCTGTCTTGGTCTGCTGTCATTGGCCAAGCGCTACGGCAAGCCACGTCTTGAAGCAGGATGCATGCTGGCCTTACAGCTCGGTGCCTGCCAATACCGCCACGTCCGTGACATTCTCAAAAATAACCGTGATCGCACACCGTGTGCCCCAGTTGGCGATTGGGTCAGTCCTGACCATGCCCATGTGCGTGGCCCTGATTACTATCAATGA
- the istB gene encoding IS21-like element helper ATPase IstB has translation MMMHTTLAQLRTLKLDGLATGLEEQLTQASMAAMSFEERLALLVDREVHCRNDRKLLRLLKNAHLKYAQAAIEDIDARSGRGIDRREVMSLALGDWVSAGHSILITGPTGAGKSWLACALAQYACRRGYSAVYQRVPRLQEELRIRHGSGSFGKWLLQLAKIDVLVLDDWGMGAIDSTTRSDLLEMIDDRAANRATIITSQLPVDHWHAWIGDATIADAILDRILQRNHRLTLTGDSLRGAERPKTSKKEKTIDPS, from the coding sequence ATGATGATGCATACCACTCTGGCCCAATTGCGGACCTTAAAACTCGATGGCTTAGCGACCGGACTGGAGGAACAATTGACGCAGGCCAGTATGGCGGCGATGAGTTTCGAGGAACGTCTGGCACTCTTGGTTGATCGCGAAGTCCATTGCCGCAATGACCGCAAGCTCCTGCGCCTGCTTAAGAACGCCCACCTGAAATACGCACAAGCGGCGATTGAAGACATTGATGCCCGCTCGGGGCGTGGCATCGACCGCCGTGAAGTGATGAGTCTGGCGCTGGGAGATTGGGTCAGTGCTGGCCACAGCATTCTCATTACCGGACCGACCGGTGCTGGCAAATCGTGGCTGGCCTGCGCACTGGCACAGTACGCCTGTCGGCGCGGATACTCTGCTGTTTATCAACGCGTACCCCGTCTACAGGAAGAACTACGCATCCGGCACGGCAGCGGCAGCTTTGGGAAATGGCTGCTCCAACTCGCCAAGATCGATGTCTTGGTACTTGATGACTGGGGCATGGGCGCGATCGACAGCACGACCCGTTCCGACTTGCTGGAGATGATTGACGACCGGGCGGCAAACAGAGCGACGATTATTACCAGTCAACTTCCTGTTGACCATTGGCATGCCTGGATTGGCGACGCCACTATTGCCGACGCCATCCTGGACCGCATTCTGCAGCGCAATCATCGGCTGACACTGACCGGCGATTCACTGCGTGGCGCAGAACGACCTAAAACCAGCAAAAAGGAGAAAACTATCGACCCATCGTGA
- a CDS encoding glycine betaine ABC transporter substrate-binding protein, which produces MILKLIGSLKGLTLASVLLMSFGVQAAEGTALRLSWFAEPDSEVVTKMAKEVLEQQLGYKVDMSAVALGLQYQGVATGKLDAMLMAWLPNTQAAYWDKFKNRVDDLGVIYEGRLGWVVPDYVPLNEVRTIADLAKPEVRRKLNEKIQGIDAGTGLMRKSEETIKNYNLADYKLVPSSAAAMTIALDHAMRKNDWIVVTGWTPHWMFGKWKLRYLEDPKASLGGAEGVHALSRKGFRKDFPRAADFLEHYKLPLSDLQTIMAEANASSDYDGAISRYLKAHPEKIAEWTTGARKLPLYGN; this is translated from the coding sequence ATGATACTCAAACTTATAGGTTCCCTAAAGGGATTGACGCTGGCTAGCGTGCTGCTCATGTCATTCGGCGTCCAAGCGGCGGAGGGCACGGCCTTGCGACTGAGCTGGTTTGCCGAGCCCGACTCTGAGGTTGTCACAAAAATGGCCAAGGAAGTTCTCGAACAGCAACTCGGCTACAAAGTTGACATGTCGGCTGTCGCGCTCGGACTGCAGTACCAAGGCGTTGCTACAGGTAAGCTTGACGCGATGCTGATGGCCTGGTTGCCGAATACCCAAGCAGCCTATTGGGATAAGTTCAAAAACCGTGTCGATGATCTCGGCGTCATCTACGAGGGCCGTCTCGGCTGGGTCGTACCCGACTATGTTCCTTTGAACGAAGTCAGAACCATCGCCGACCTGGCGAAGCCCGAAGTACGGCGCAAGCTTAATGAAAAAATTCAGGGTATCGACGCCGGCACTGGCCTGATGCGCAAGTCCGAGGAAACGATCAAAAACTACAATTTGGCGGACTATAAGCTAGTCCCCAGCAGTGCGGCCGCGATGACCATCGCACTTGATCACGCTATGCGAAAAAATGACTGGATCGTCGTCACGGGCTGGACCCCTCACTGGATGTTCGGAAAATGGAAGCTACGGTATCTGGAGGATCCAAAGGCCTCGTTGGGTGGGGCCGAAGGCGTACACGCGCTTTCTCGCAAAGGTTTCCGCAAAGATTTCCCGCGCGCAGCGGATTTCCTTGAACACTACAAGCTGCCGCTGTCCGACCTGCAGACGATTATGGCTGAGGCCAACGCGAGTTCGGATTACGATGGCGCGATTAGCCGCTATCTTAAAGCCCACCCGGAGAAAATTGCTGAATGGACCACAGGTGCAAGGAAGCTCCCGCTTTACGGCAACTGA
- a CDS encoding NAD(P)-dependent oxidoreductase produces the protein MKVGFIGLGTMGLPAARNIQERGFEMVVYDLRREAAETLLANGAAWADSPRELIERVDVVVSMVFGPVQIEQVVRGVGGFFETDVKGKHWIDLTTSSPSLMRKLADEFIALGGFPIDSPVTGSVDSAIRGDMILFVGGDDSHIEKTRPVLEAMGVVRKVGRYGNGYVAKLVNNQLWKIHAAAIGEAMVAAKVAGLEPEVWWEAMKGGAADSFVMQHDVPSIFAGHYDPSFPLALCLKDLGLIEELLHETGTRCELTRATHARFEEAKQRYGERAGEMSVCRLIEEDAGVALRVAGDWIPPWEVTPTRSQLLA, from the coding sequence ATGAAGGTAGGATTTATAGGTTTAGGAACCATGGGACTCCCAGCCGCCAGAAATATACAGGAGCGAGGTTTCGAGATGGTCGTGTATGACCTGCGCCGGGAAGCTGCTGAAACCTTGTTGGCTAACGGAGCGGCTTGGGCAGACAGCCCGCGCGAATTGATCGAGCGCGTCGATGTCGTGGTGAGTATGGTCTTCGGACCGGTGCAGATTGAGCAAGTGGTTCGCGGAGTGGGTGGTTTTTTCGAAACCGATGTTAAAGGCAAGCACTGGATCGATCTGACCACCAGCAGTCCCTCTCTGATGCGGAAACTTGCCGACGAGTTCATCGCGCTTGGTGGATTTCCGATTGATTCGCCAGTTACTGGTTCTGTTGATTCAGCAATCCGTGGTGACATGATCTTGTTTGTAGGTGGAGATGATTCACACATTGAAAAAACGCGTCCCGTGCTTGAGGCGATGGGTGTGGTGCGTAAGGTCGGCCGCTACGGCAACGGCTACGTCGCTAAACTGGTCAACAATCAACTCTGGAAGATCCACGCCGCTGCGATCGGAGAAGCCATGGTTGCGGCCAAGGTCGCTGGCCTGGAACCCGAAGTTTGGTGGGAAGCGATGAAGGGCGGTGCCGCCGATAGTTTCGTGATGCAACATGACGTACCATCGATCTTTGCTGGCCACTACGATCCGTCCTTCCCGCTCGCGCTGTGTCTCAAAGATCTCGGTCTGATCGAAGAATTGTTGCATGAAACCGGCACACGTTGCGAGCTGACCCGTGCGACACACGCGCGCTTCGAAGAAGCGAAGCAGCGTTACGGTGAGCGTGCTGGCGAAATGAGCGTCTGCCGACTCATCGAGGAGGACGCTGGGGTGGCTTTGCGCGTTGCAGGCGACTGGATCCCGCCATGGGAAGTGACGCCGACACGGTCTCAGTTACTAGCCTAA
- a CDS encoding LysR substrate-binding domain-containing protein, which produces MMGAMLKYLDLTLLQAFAAVVDSGSFTRAARYLCRTQSAVSMQLRKLEELIGKQVLQRDNRHIRLTEEGEVLLGYARRMIRLNDEALAALGQPFAEGHVRLGMPDDYAQFFLPAVLTSFAHAYPRVQLEVIGALSGELLDKIEAGDLDVALITRQSNRSCGQILRREQLVWAGSRQHLVHDEAPVPLALFPEGCVFREHALAALDAHGRPWRVAYSSQSFAGGKIAVSGGLAVTVMAQSMVPVEWRTFGLEENFPPLPEVEIVLHRAPGTLPTATALLEEQLIKSVRTEFCGAAPETSDAVCHLP; this is translated from the coding sequence ATGATGGGTGCCATGTTGAAATACCTTGATCTGACCTTACTCCAAGCTTTTGCAGCTGTCGTTGACAGCGGTAGCTTTACGCGCGCGGCCCGCTACCTGTGCCGTACTCAGTCCGCCGTGAGCATGCAGTTGCGCAAGCTGGAGGAGTTGATTGGCAAGCAAGTGCTCCAACGAGATAACCGTCACATAAGATTGACTGAAGAAGGCGAGGTGCTACTTGGCTATGCGCGCCGCATGATCCGCCTGAACGATGAGGCCCTTGCTGCGCTCGGTCAACCGTTCGCCGAAGGCCACGTCAGGCTCGGCATGCCAGACGATTACGCGCAATTTTTTTTACCTGCCGTCCTGACGAGCTTTGCCCATGCTTATCCACGTGTGCAACTGGAAGTAATCGGAGCGCTAAGTGGCGAGTTACTCGACAAAATTGAGGCTGGCGACCTCGACGTGGCCCTCATCACGCGACAGTCGAACCGCAGCTGCGGCCAAATATTGCGCAGAGAGCAACTGGTATGGGCCGGCTCACGTCAACATCTGGTGCACGATGAGGCGCCGGTTCCACTGGCTCTGTTTCCAGAGGGATGCGTATTCCGCGAACATGCGCTGGCTGCACTCGACGCCCACGGACGCCCTTGGCGTGTCGCCTACTCCAGCCAGAGCTTTGCTGGAGGAAAGATCGCCGTATCTGGAGGATTGGCTGTGACCGTGATGGCGCAGAGCATGGTACCGGTTGAGTGGCGGACTTTCGGGCTCGAGGAAAATTTTCCCCCGCTGCCCGAGGTCGAAATCGTTTTGCACCGAGCACCAGGCACGCTACCCACTGCGACGGCACTGTTGGAGGAACAGTTGATCAAAAGCGTTCGGACAGAATTCTGTGGAGCAGCCCCTGAAACATCGGACGCAGTCTGCCACTTGCCGTAG
- a CDS encoding IS6 family transposase: protein MLDTKGMRFPIDVILVCIRWYAAYPLSYRHLEEMMEERGVVVDHSSINRWAIRFLPLLEKVFRKYKRPVGGSWRMDETSISVKGVWKYLYRAVDKEGKTVDFLLTARRDKAAATRFFDKAMQTNGIPEKVTMDKSGANKAAIDKINAGMDTPMVVRQVKYLNNVVEQDHRAVKRVTKPMLNFKSFRSTRNVLAGIELMHMIRKGQLMMEDSDAMSFADQFYALAGQIRPV from the coding sequence ATGCTGGATACCAAAGGGATGCGATTTCCGATCGACGTGATTCTGGTGTGTATCCGCTGGTACGCGGCCTACCCCTTGAGTTACCGGCATCTTGAGGAAATGATGGAGGAGCGTGGTGTGGTTGTCGACCATTCTTCGATCAATCGTTGGGCTATCAGATTCTTGCCGCTGCTGGAAAAAGTATTCCGCAAATACAAGCGTCCGGTTGGCGGCAGCTGGCGAATGGACGAAACGTCTATTAGCGTAAAAGGGGTCTGGAAGTATCTCTATCGGGCCGTGGACAAGGAGGGCAAGACGGTCGATTTTCTTTTGACGGCCAGACGGGACAAGGCGGCAGCCACACGTTTTTTCGACAAGGCCATGCAGACCAACGGTATCCCGGAAAAAGTCACGATGGATAAAAGCGGTGCCAACAAAGCGGCGATCGATAAGATCAATGCCGGCATGGACACGCCAATGGTAGTTCGGCAGGTCAAATACCTCAACAATGTCGTCGAACAAGACCATCGTGCCGTCAAGCGTGTGACCAAGCCGATGCTCAACTTTAAATCATTTCGGTCCACCCGAAACGTCCTGGCCGGCATCGAACTCATGCACATGATCCGCAAAGGACAGCTCATGATGGAAGACTCCGATGCGATGTCTTTTGCCGACCAGTTTTATGCTTTGGCAGGACAAATCCGTCCAGTTTGA
- the istB gene encoding IS21-like element helper ATPase IstB — MRQNQYEKVGADCAREGVDYPRYLLRLCELERIDRERRTMERRIRLARFPVTKSLDTFDFMAMPTLNKSLVLELTRCEWIDKRENVIALGPSGVGKTHTALALGLAACQKGHSVAFTTAAALVHELMEARDEKRLRALQKQLTNVKLLIVDELGYVPFTAVGAELLFEVFSRRYEHGATLVTSNLPFDEWTSVLGSERLTGALLDRLTHHVHILEMNGESYRLATSKKRQQRNVKPNSTAEKGGANP, encoded by the coding sequence ATGCGACAGAATCAGTATGAGAAGGTCGGCGCCGACTGCGCGCGTGAAGGCGTAGATTACCCACGCTATTTATTACGGTTGTGCGAACTCGAACGTATCGACCGTGAACGCCGCACGATGGAGCGGCGCATCCGTCTGGCCAGGTTTCCGGTGACCAAGAGTCTGGATACCTTCGACTTCATGGCGATGCCAACCTTAAACAAATCCCTGGTGCTCGAACTGACACGCTGTGAGTGGATTGATAAGCGCGAGAACGTCATCGCGTTAGGACCTTCGGGTGTTGGCAAGACGCATACTGCGCTGGCACTAGGATTAGCTGCCTGTCAGAAAGGACACAGCGTTGCCTTTACGACGGCCGCCGCCCTGGTCCATGAACTGATGGAAGCGCGTGACGAGAAACGACTGCGTGCCTTGCAAAAGCAACTGACTAACGTGAAGTTACTGATTGTCGATGAACTGGGCTATGTGCCGTTCACAGCGGTCGGTGCGGAATTGTTGTTTGAGGTCTTTAGCCGACGCTATGAGCACGGTGCCACGCTGGTGACCTCGAATTTACCGTTTGACGAGTGGACCAGCGTCCTCGGTTCGGAGCGGCTGACTGGCGCCTTGCTTGACCGGCTTACCCATCACGTCCACATCCTGGAAATGAACGGCGAATCGTATCGATTGGCCACCAGCAAGAAACGGCAACAGCGCAATGTCAAACCAAACAGCACTGCTGAAAAAGGAGGGGCCAACCCGTAA
- a CDS encoding response regulator: MRALFIFCVITVTYVISGKLAMLLTLPVGYASTIFPPAGIALAVLFIAGKRQLPSVFLGALLLNIWIAYSAGQSMDRMQLILAASIAAASVVQASVGSCLLRKVIGYPLSLDRVREILRFMLLAPAICLISASLSVSSLFAFGVFGSSSIFINWASWWLGDTLGVVVFFPLVMILAGEPRVLWKKRLGTVALPMLFIFTIFVAIFLKTSQWEYHDSLNDFRQLSQQVNSQVQTKLEEQESLLEQVAGLMTHDQKSPITRGGFHRFVARSLIRFPMIQAIEWAPEVSGIHRQSFEDTQRQESPTFRICERDDQGTMQQAKKRSQYYPVTYVEPLAGNELALGFDLSSSQTRLQAIRKANQSGALIISAPLKLVQERQHQIGVLLLLSVEPNDSKSGIVLTVLRISDFMERLLQYTRPMLYTRLVDLDEKQIIYDNFDQESHPELIDYFFNFGSRHYKLATAPTPKYWTLHRNWQSWALLAVGTFGSGLLGSLLLLGTGYTSRIKEEVKERTKQLEQSKKDVERQNEKNLAILRNASDGIHILDVDGNLITASDSFFAMLGYQRDEIIGCNVCHWDVQLSVEELTLVIKNQFEVNKRFQFLSRHRRKDGAFIDVEVNGMAHELDGQPVLINSSRDITERNQSLEQLRQAKQVAEDASVAKSSFLANMSHEIRTPMNGIIGMTELALDTELNQEQKEYLGLVKSSADALLHIINDILDFSKIEAGKMDIDEIEFDLRDMLSQTARSIALQAHQKNLELLLDIDPAIPRILIGDPRRLRQVIVNLIGNAIKFTEHGEIVVKVTMDTQSANRNRLSLCISIRDTGIGISNQKFKAIFDSFSQADSSTTRHYGGTGLGLSISSRFVELMGGTITLVSKVGQGSTFFVNIMLGSTPHETLLPDEIVDLKDMRMLVVDDNSTNRQLTVEIARLWGMHPTSVSGGQQALDELARAKHAGEPYKLLLLDVRMPDMDGFAVIEHLRAQHEDAIAPVMMLTSDGQRGDAIRCSELGVVAYLNKPYLQSDLLDAIMKALGLAYGKVPQLLPRHSLREKKHKINVLLAEDNSVNQTLITVLLQKFGHSIDIAENGLMAVDKWQVGQYDLILMDVDMPLLNGYAATMRIRELEQQRQGRVPIIGLTAHVVQGSREKCLEAGMDSYLSKPINTEALWRELNKLGRPVHIDKPAITVRTLTVADFAKTRKDVDDDHVIFDKVVQLFLVEAAIHVQHIKDGVTQHSVDKVRCSTHTLRGILGIFSAERTIQAVQNIERLADQADIDEPIKELDIALAELVQTMRSYHW; the protein is encoded by the coding sequence ATGAGAGCACTATTTATTTTTTGTGTAATAACGGTCACCTATGTGATCAGCGGTAAATTGGCAATGCTGCTGACGCTTCCAGTCGGTTATGCCTCAACCATTTTCCCTCCTGCCGGAATTGCTCTGGCTGTCCTGTTTATTGCTGGAAAACGGCAGTTACCGTCCGTTTTTCTGGGAGCACTTCTGCTTAATATATGGATTGCGTATTCGGCCGGTCAATCCATGGACAGAATGCAGTTGATTCTCGCTGCGTCGATTGCCGCTGCGTCAGTAGTGCAGGCTAGTGTGGGGAGCTGTTTGCTCAGGAAAGTTATAGGTTACCCGCTTAGCCTTGATCGTGTCCGGGAAATCTTACGCTTTATGCTTCTGGCTCCAGCTATTTGTCTCATCAGTGCCAGTCTATCCGTGAGCAGTCTGTTTGCTTTTGGTGTTTTTGGTTCAAGCAGCATTTTCATTAATTGGGCTAGCTGGTGGCTAGGCGATACGCTCGGTGTCGTAGTGTTTTTCCCTCTGGTTATGATCTTGGCCGGTGAACCGCGTGTTCTTTGGAAAAAACGTTTAGGTACAGTGGCGCTACCTATGCTGTTTATATTTACGATTTTTGTCGCGATATTTCTCAAAACGAGTCAGTGGGAATATCACGATTCATTAAATGATTTTCGGCAACTTTCCCAGCAGGTCAACAGCCAGGTTCAAACCAAACTTGAGGAGCAGGAATCGTTGCTGGAACAAGTGGCAGGTTTAATGACTCATGATCAAAAAAGCCCAATTACACGGGGAGGTTTTCATCGTTTCGTGGCAAGGTCGTTGATCCGTTTTCCGATGATACAGGCAATCGAATGGGCACCGGAAGTCAGTGGAATACACCGTCAGTCTTTTGAAGATACGCAACGCCAGGAATCACCAACGTTTAGGATTTGCGAGCGTGATGATCAAGGAACGATGCAGCAAGCAAAAAAACGCAGCCAATATTATCCGGTTACCTACGTTGAGCCACTTGCCGGTAATGAGTTGGCATTAGGATTTGATCTTTCTTCAAGTCAGACACGATTGCAGGCAATACGTAAGGCCAATCAGTCGGGAGCGTTAATTATTTCTGCACCGTTAAAACTGGTGCAGGAGCGTCAGCACCAGATAGGTGTTCTGTTACTGTTATCAGTAGAGCCAAATGATTCAAAATCAGGTATCGTTTTAACCGTTTTGCGGATAAGCGATTTTATGGAGAGGCTGCTCCAGTACACCCGTCCTATGTTGTACACCCGGCTTGTCGACCTTGATGAAAAACAAATTATTTACGATAACTTTGATCAGGAAAGTCATCCTGAATTAATCGACTACTTCTTCAATTTTGGTTCCCGCCATTACAAGCTGGCAACCGCACCAACCCCAAAATATTGGACTTTGCATCGTAACTGGCAAAGCTGGGCCTTACTCGCCGTGGGTACGTTTGGTAGCGGATTACTGGGATCGCTGCTATTGCTTGGTACTGGGTATACATCGAGGATCAAAGAGGAGGTCAAAGAAAGAACCAAGCAATTGGAACAATCGAAAAAGGATGTGGAAAGACAGAATGAAAAGAATCTGGCGATCTTACGTAATGCCAGCGATGGAATACATATCCTTGATGTTGATGGAAATTTGATCACGGCGAGCGATTCCTTCTTTGCCATGCTTGGCTATCAGCGTGATGAAATCATCGGATGCAATGTTTGCCATTGGGATGTGCAATTATCTGTTGAAGAGCTTACGCTGGTAATAAAGAATCAGTTCGAAGTTAACAAGAGATTCCAGTTTTTATCACGTCACAGGCGAAAAGACGGTGCCTTCATTGATGTTGAGGTTAACGGTATGGCGCATGAACTGGACGGACAGCCTGTGTTGATCAATTCGTCACGCGATATCACTGAGCGTAATCAATCTTTAGAACAATTGCGGCAGGCCAAGCAAGTTGCCGAGGACGCTAGCGTTGCCAAGAGCAGTTTTCTAGCCAACATGAGCCATGAAATTCGTACGCCAATGAATGGCATTATCGGGATGACCGAACTTGCGCTCGATACTGAGTTAAATCAGGAACAAAAGGAGTATCTTGGGTTGGTCAAGTCCTCCGCGGATGCGTTACTCCATATCATCAATGACATTCTTGATTTTTCCAAAATTGAAGCCGGGAAGATGGATATTGATGAGATTGAATTCGATTTGCGTGACATGCTATCGCAAACCGCACGTTCGATTGCCTTGCAAGCTCATCAAAAAAATTTGGAGTTACTCCTCGATATTGATCCTGCTATTCCACGAATACTGATTGGCGATCCGAGACGACTGCGACAGGTTATTGTAAATTTAATTGGAAATGCGATCAAATTTACAGAACACGGCGAAATAGTGGTCAAGGTCACGATGGATACACAATCGGCAAATCGCAACAGGCTGTCGTTGTGCATCAGTATTCGCGACACCGGCATCGGCATTTCCAACCAAAAATTCAAGGCAATCTTTGACTCATTCTCACAGGCAGATAGCTCGACCACACGCCACTACGGTGGTACAGGGCTAGGACTTTCGATATCGTCCAGATTCGTTGAACTGATGGGCGGGACCATCACACTAGTGAGCAAAGTTGGCCAGGGCTCCACGTTTTTTGTCAATATCATGCTTGGGAGCACCCCGCATGAGACGCTACTGCCTGATGAAATAGTGGATTTGAAGGATATGCGGATGTTAGTGGTTGACGACAATTCGACCAATCGTCAACTTACAGTGGAGATTGCTCGGCTGTGGGGAATGCACCCGACTTCAGTATCTGGCGGACAGCAGGCGCTAGATGAACTGGCTCGTGCCAAACATGCTGGTGAGCCGTATAAGTTGCTGTTACTCGACGTCCGAATGCCAGACATGGATGGTTTTGCGGTCATTGAACATCTGCGTGCTCAACATGAAGATGCCATTGCACCGGTCATGATGCTTACTTCCGATGGGCAGCGGGGCGATGCGATACGTTGTAGTGAGTTGGGAGTTGTCGCCTATTTAAATAAACCATATTTGCAATCTGACTTACTTGACGCGATTATGAAGGCCCTCGGGCTAGCATATGGAAAAGTACCGCAGTTGCTCCCGCGCCACTCTTTGCGCGAAAAGAAACACAAAATCAATGTGCTACTGGCAGAAGATAATAGTGTTAACCAAACTTTGATCACAGTGTTATTACAAAAATTCGGGCACAGCATCGATATCGCAGAGAACGGTCTTATGGCCGTCGACAAATGGCAAGTCGGGCAATATGATCTGATTCTAATGGATGTTGATATGCCTTTACTAAACGGGTACGCGGCGACCATGCGAATACGTGAACTTGAGCAGCAGAGGCAGGGACGTGTACCTATCATAGGATTGACGGCTCATGTGGTGCAAGGCAGCCGTGAAAAATGCTTGGAAGCGGGCATGGATAGTTATCTGTCAAAACCAATTAACACCGAAGCATTATGGCGTGAGTTGAATAAATTAGGCCGGCCTGTTCATATTGATAAGCCCGCAATTACAGTCAGGACGCTCACTGTTGCAGATTTCGCTAAGACACGAAAAGATGTTGATGATGACCACGTAATTTTTGACAAGGTCGTGCAGCTATTTTTGGTGGAAGCAGCCATTCACGTGCAGCATATAAAGGACGGAGTAACGCAGCATTCCGTCGACAAAGTACGCTGTAGTACACATACATTACGAGGAATATTAGGTATTTTTTCAGCCGAACGTACTATACAGGCAGTGCAGAATATTGAGCGATTAGCCGACCAAGCGGATATCGATGAGCCTATCAAAGAACTCGATATCGCGCTGGCAGAATTGGTGCAGACGATGCGGTCGTATCATTGGTAA